One Glycine max cultivar Williams 82 chromosome 6, Glycine_max_v4.0, whole genome shotgun sequence DNA segment encodes these proteins:
- the LOC106799116 gene encoding early nodulin-like protein 2 translates to MQHQQPHTKDGRCGDSTFQLSNSGLFYFISGNLNNCKNGQKLNIVLVMAVRQPIPKAAPPPASILPLQKIPATDLTSSAPTPTTDKSGSGRVGVSVGIVFMLIAFVGLV, encoded by the coding sequence ATGCAACATCAACAACCCCATACAAAAGATGGACGGTGTGGTGATTCAACCTTCCAACTTTCCAATTCTGGCCTTTTTTACTTCATAAGTGGCAACCTTAACAACTGCAAAAACGGTCAAAAGCTCAATATTGTTCTTGTCATGGCTGTGAGGCAACCAATTCCTAAGGCTGCGCCGCCGCCGGCAAGCATCCTGCCACTGCAGAAGATTCCGGCAACCGATTTGACTTCTTCGGCACCGACACCGACGACGGACAAATCGGGTTCAGGGAGGGTTGGTGTGAGTGTGGGGATTGTTTTTATGTTGATTGCCTTTGTTGGGTTGGTTTAG